The DNA region ATCATAGTCATCTTTTCTTCGGCAAGCCCTTTAAGTACAGTAAGAACCTCACCTATAAGTTCAGGGTCCAAAGCAGAAGTAGGCTCATCGCATAATAAAACCTCAGGCTTCATTGCTAAAGCTCTAGCTATGGCAACACGCTGTTTTTGTCCGCCTGAAAGTTCACTAGGGTAGCTGTCTCTTTTATCTTTAAGACCAACCATATCGAGTAATTTTAATCCCTCTTCTATTGCTTCATCTTTGTTTTGCTTCTTTACAATAATTGGTGCTTCTATGATATTTTCTAAAGCTGTTTTGTGGTGAAATAAATTAAAGTGCTGAAATATCATTCCTATCTTTTCTTTTCTCTTTACAAAATCTTCTTTAGATATAGCAAGATTATTTGAAAATAAAGGTTCATTGTCTATATAAACCTCTCCAGAATCAGGCTTGTCTATTTGTATAATATTTCTAAGAAGCGAACTCTTGCCTGCACCAGATGGTCCTATAATAGAAACTATATCTCCTTTATGTACTGTAAAACTTACACCATTAACTGCAGCAGAGTCTTTATATTTCTTTTTTAAATCAACAACTTTTAAATTAGCTTCTAATGACATACTTCTTCTCCAAATTTCTAAAAAGAACAACTATAACAAATGTAAATAATAAATATATTATTCCTGCTATTACGAAAGGTATAAGCTTAAAATCTCTAGTTAAAACCTGTCTTGCATAAAGCATTAAATCGCCTATTCCAAGAACTATTACTAATGATGTGTCTTTTATTAAGTTAATAGCTTCATTTGAAAGAGGAGGCAATACTTTTCTTATAGCCTGCGGAAGTATTATTCTAGTCATTATTTGTCTGTAATTCAAATTAAGTACATAAGCTGCCTCATACTGACCTTTATCTATACTCTCTATACCTGCTCTAAATATCTCCATAAGATAAGCTGCATAATTAAGAACAAAAGTAATAGCTGCAGAAGTAAATGCCGGGAAAGCTATTTTATTATTGGTAATAAGAGGAATACCATAATAGAAAAATATTAATTGAAGTATTAAAGGAGTACCTCTAAAAAGCCAAGCGTAAATGTCAAAAATATATCTAACAAATTTTGGAGCACTGAATTGTAATGCTGCAAAAATGATAGATAATGGCATAGAAAATATTGCCGTAACTAAATAAAGGCTTATTGTAACATATGTGCCTTTCAATAAATAAATTGTTGTAGATATTATGTATTCCATATAATAAAACTTTATAATAAAAATATTTATAGTATTACTATTCATAATAGTATAATATTATTCATAAAAATATCAATACATTTATTAAAATACTATTAATAAAAATGTTACTTTTTTTATAAAAAATTCAATATTAAAAAAACGGGAGTATAAAAATATACCCCCATTTATAAAAATTAACAATAGTTTTATATATTATACTCTATTACTTCTCTTTTCTTTGTTCCGCCAAAATTAAATATATCTAAATGTATTCCAAATTGAACTCCAACATCAACAGAGCCTAATTTACCAGGATATTTATAACCAACACCCAAACCTTGTAGACCATCTTTCATTTGTAAATAAGGTATATCAAAATTAACATATAATGATAAGCTAATAAATATTATATTAATACCTGTATACAATCTTATATAAGGTATAAAAACATTATTATATCTGCTTGCAAAAGCTCCGCCGCTTAATGCCATTTTATTATTTCCTTCTATATATTTTCCTAAAAATGGAAATTTTACTCCTCCGCCAACGCCTAATTGAAATAATAAAGGTCTCCACTCTAAATTAAGCCCTGTCATAACAGTATCAAATTCATGAGTAACATCAGTAGAACTTGCAAACTTAAAAGTATCTCTATACCAACCAACATCTACACCTAATGATACAGTATGAGTTCCATCTCCTATATTAAAATTAACTCTAGGGTTGAATATTACTCCAACTTCAAAAGCAGATTTTGGACTAAAAAAGGAAGTAGCTTCTGCATTATCTGAATAAAAACTAGGAAGACTTCCTCCAAGCGGTATATACATACCTATCCCCAATGAATGCGAGTAGACTAATGACGATGAAATAAGCATTAATCCTAAAACTATAATTTTTTTCATTTTTAATCTCCTGTTTAATAAAATATATTATTAAATACATTATTCTTTATAGAATATATTAATTTTATTTAAAAAATCAATATGAAAAGAAATTTTACAATACTTATTATAGTAATAAAAAAAGGCTCACTATTATAATAATAGCAAGCCTTAATAATTATTATACTTTTTTATTATTGATTAGGAGCCCCAACAGTACCTAAATACTGCATTATCTGTACCCTTCTGCTTTCAACATCTTTATCCAAATTAGCTATCACCTGATTATCCTTAGCAAGAGGAGACATTCTCACCTTAAAATCATTATAAACATTAAGTGCCTCAACAATCATATTCTGCTCTATATATATATGACCTATAGCATACAAAGCAAAAGCACCGTCTTGAGTTAAATCATTTGTATATTTTGAGTATATATTTATAGCCTCATTATATCTCTTTTGATTAAGATAAATGCTAGCCAAATCAAAATCTACACCCCTTCTATCATCTCTAGTAATATTAGGAAGATTCAAAGTATCATTTAATATATTAATACCAGTATTAACATCACCAATATTAGCATAAAGTATAGCAAGCTCTTTATTAACATTTATCAATTGAGTATTATTAACAGCTCTCTTTTTAGCTTCAGTTTTAGCCCAAATAGTTTCATCTAAATCCTGTCTGTTTTGATAAATATAATTAGCATAAGCAGTATAACTATCAAAAGTGTTTTCAGCTATAGCCTGCTGTTTTAGAGCATCTGCCTGCTGTCTTGTAGTTCTAAGCTGTAAATCTAATCTATTATTAAACTGCATTATCTGCTGATAAGTAGTGTTTTGTGCCCTTGCAGCATCTCCCATATCTTTACCTCTATGGAAAGTTTTCTCTGCTCTTGCCATTACATCTTTAGCTTTATTTAAATATTCAGCCTCTTTCTCATAAGGAGTATTTTTAGAACGAGCTAAATATTCATAAGAAGCAGCCAAATTGAAATAAGCAGGATAAATAAGCTTTTCAAGTTTTATAAGCTCTTCATACATCACTGTAGCTCTCTCATAATCCTCATCTAATATAGCCTGATTACCTATAGCAAAGTAAACATTAGACATATCAAAGCCTATAGTAAGCATTCTTTCTTCTTCTTCTCTTTTAAGCTTTTTATACTCTTCTATTTTTGCATTAGCCTCTTCTCTTGTAATGCCGTTTTTAGCAATGTCTCCATTACCCATAAAACCAAGCAATTTTTGATATGTTTTTATTCTTCTGTTATACATATCTATTTTAGCAAGTGAATAAGAACTTACAAAAATCTCTCTAGTTAAAAAGTCATAATGAGAAATCTCTTCAGCAGTTCCTTTCATAGTGTAGCTATTCCAATAATCTTCTTCTGTTTTTAACTCTGGGAAAGGAAGTTCATACATTTTTACGAAAGTTATCTCTTCATTGCCATTATAGTTATTTTTTCTCTCTACCGATATTAAACCTTCATCAAGCAAAGCATTCAAATCTGAAGCAACTTTTTCATTCTCATAATTTCTTTTCAAATGCTCTCTTGCTATTGCTTTATAATCATTAACAGTAAGCACCTTGAAGAACTCTAACTCATCAACTAAAGCATATTTTATAGGCTGAACTTTAAATACAAGTCCGTAAGCTTTAAAGTAATAATCTCCAAGCCTTTCAAGACCATCTCTTCTCCAAGCCATATAATAAGGTCTGCCGCTGTCTATAAAATCTTTGTCCACAGCATCGCTTATGCTTCCAAGCCATCTGCCGTCTGTTTTCATAAGGTTACCATATATTCTCTCAAATACATTACCCTTCTGGTCATATATTTTTAAATCCGGTCTTCTTCTTTCAACCATAGTATAGTAAACAAGACCGAATACTTGGTTATCTCCTCCCTCTGTTGCAAATATTGCATTGTCTGGAAGAGAGTTCATCATATTATATGAATAGTCGTGGTTACTAAAATCTTTAGAGTTATTGTTACGGCTAAAGTTCATTACAAATATAGGAACCATTATTGCAAATATTGCTATAAGTGATATTGCATGATAAGGCTTTAATTTTGTATCTGTAGTCTCTTCAGAAGGTTTTTTTAATACATTTTTTATATTAGTATTAAAATATTCCATATACCATTGTATACCAAATCCAACTATTACAATCATATATAAAGTAGCAGGCAAGAAGAATACTTCAACAAATGATAAAGTTCTTACACTTGGAGGAGGATTAGTATATGCCATTAAAGATACACCAAAACTTAATAGTCCAAATACTGAAAATATTCCTATAAACTTATTTTTCTTAAATATCTGAAATAATCCAGGTATTAAGAATAATAATCCTAAAACAGTTAATTGAGTTTTAAATATATTAATTAAAGCAGATACTTGTTCTGGGTGAAGTATGAAAGCTGCTGCAATATCGTTACCAGAAGCACCATATTGTTTTCTGTGTATCATACTAAATAAATAGCTTAAATTCTCCCAACCAGATGGCTCATTTAGCTGTCCCCAGTTTAGAGGAGGTAAAGCCCTTGCTCTTATAGGCATGTAGGCATATATCATAACGCCAACAGCAAGCATTAAAAGCATTTTATAATAAGAAAATGATATTCCAGTGATAAAATCATTATCATTATTAAACTTATCTATCTTACACAAGAAATATCTATAAACCAACACCCAAACTACAACTAAAAATAAAGGCCAAAATACTAAGAACATTCCTTTATAAAGAGTTGGGTAGAAAGGAGCTTTTAAGTTTTGTATCATATCTGGTCTTAAATAAGAACCATTAGCAAGTGCTGTAAATATGTCGCTTAAAATGTTCATATCTGTGAAAGGCTTAAAGAGTATAGAGAATATAGAATCATTGGAAGCTACACCAGGAGGGAAATATAAATAAGCCTCATAATTCATAATAAATCTATAGTATCCAAATCCACCTATAAAGAGCAACACTAAAAATACAAATATAGATATAAAAGGAGTTTCAATGTTTTCTATATATCTGTCTTTATGAACCAAGAATAATACAATAGCTATAAACAAAAGAGGAGCAAAAGCAAAAGGCAAAGTAACGTGGTGATTAGCAAGTGCTACCCCATAAAGAAAACCGAAAGCCATTAAATATTTATTTCCATAGTAAGGAACATCATCATCAGCATGCTGCCAAACTGCTTCAAACCAATAAACAAGTATTAAAAGCATAGAAGCTATTTGAAGAATGTTTAAGCTGTAAACTTCAGCCATAGTAGCTTGTGCCCACATATTGTCAGATATAGCAAAAGCAACACTTGCAAGTAATGCTGGTATATGTACTACAGGAGAAAAACCTCTCTCAATTCTGTTTTGTCCTAATACTTTAACCATGATAAGATAGAAGAAAATCATAGCAATAGCACCGCATGTGCCGGAAAATAGGTTTGTTCTCCAAGCGATGTTTCCAAATGGTATATAAGTAAATAGTTTAGACATTAAAGTATAAAAAGGATATCCCGGAGCATGCCCTACCCCTAAGAAGTAAGCTGCTGTTGTAAGCTCTCCATTATCTCCTGCAGAAAGTGAAGGAGTTAATGTAAACAAATAAAGCAAAAATGTAAACAAAAATGCTACACTAGAAAATATTATATCTATCTTTGAAAGGTGATAGGGTTTTATTTCGTACTTTTTAAATATTGGTTCGCTGTTAGAAGACTTTGAGAATAATTTAGAAAGTATGTTTTCGCTTTTTTCTTTATTAGCTTTTTCTTTCTTATTATTCTTTGCATTATTTTTTTGAGCATTTTGCAGATTATTAATATATTCTTCTATTAACTCTCTGTCTTTTTCTAGTTTTTTTGTAAGCTCATCAATGCTTTTATTTTTGTAATTAGCTTTAATATACTCTTTTTCAAGATGCGAAAGTTTAGCCATTGAATTATTTCCTCTTATCTAATTTTAAATAGTTTCAGATATATTTTATTTTGGATTATATGCGGCAATAAATTTTTTTTGTACTTTTTCCAGCCGCAAAAAGTACCAAAAAGTGCAAATAGTTGTTAAATTTTAAATACTCAAATATTACAACTATAATCAGTTATTATATAATAAAATCGCTTATTATTCAATAATGTAAAACTTATTTTATATTGAAATAAAACATCTTTTAAATTATAGTAAAATGATATTTAGCAGTTATATTCAGGAAATAAAATGAACTTCTTAAAAACAAATAGATTAACTATTATATTAATATTTATTATAATTTCTTACATATTTTATAATGACTTTATAGATAATAATAATAATAATAATAATAATACAATTAACAATATTTACAACGCAAACTATATAGTAACTGATAATGATATTATTTTAGAAAATACTTATGATTTTAATAGTAGTATAGAAATTAAAGAAATTCGCCGCAACTACCTTAGATGGAGAGATAGAGAGCATCCTAACGTAGATTTTGAAGAGGATTCAAAAGATTTATATGTGAGATTAATAATAATATTTATGATAGGGGCTGCCATACTAGGTGTTTTGATAGAGATATTATTTTTTAAAAAAGACTCTTATAAATACTATATTATTGTACTTGCAATAATTCTTGTAATAAGCTCGGTTATTATTTATAAAATACATAAAAACTTGGCTATTTTTAATATTGCCGGAAGTATAGATAGCATACTAGAATTATTAGCATTCTTTTTCGGCGGTGTAATATCTTTTATAGTATTGCTTATTAGTAAACACCTTAGGGATAAAGATAATAAAAAAAATAATGAATAATTATAAAAATTTAATTCTTGTACAACTAATGTATAATAATATTTGTTTTTCTTATATTCATTTTCTAATTTTTTTAAAAACATAACCAGCTATAATTATTAATAAAATTAAAATTAATCCTATAATTAAAGCATCTTTTAATGTAATATCTCCAAATAAAACCATAGTAAAAATATTTGAAGGTCCTAAAATAGTTTCAATAATATCTTTTTGAATTGATAAAGTTGATTTCAAATTATTAGTATAATTATTTGTTTTATTACTTATAAAGGCATCATTTATGATTGGCGGAGCATTAAAAAACGCTGCATATAAAAGCATAAGAAAAAATACAAAAGCAACAAGCAATGTCTTTTTTATGTTATCTTCATTTAAATTAAATAATGCCGTTATAATACCAATGGCTATAAATATATATTCATAAGTATTTTCAATATTTTTTATTATAAAAAATCCTGATACTCCAAAAAAGACTATTATTAATATTATAGCTATTGCCAAACCTATTACACTATCACCATCTACTACTGTTTCACCAATTCCTTTAATTAAAAGCAATATTAAAAATACTATTATAAAAGAGCATAAAAATAATGCTGCCATTCTAAATAAATCATTTTCTGGTATATTGATTTTATATATTAAATTAAAAATAATATCTTTCATAAATATTTATATATCTCCATAATAATTTTATACGTCTATCCATGCAAATCTTATGTAACGACGGCGATAAGTTATAAAATCTCTTATTAAATTAAGTAAATCATGTTTTTTAGAATATTTATACATTGTTTCTGATTTATTATTTACTACATCATACTTATTTAATATATCAGGAACATTCATAATAAACAATATCATTCCCATAGTTAATACAATAACAAATAAAATAGCAATAATACCTCTTACATCAATTTTTTCTTCTTTATCTTTTTTTCTTTTTCTCATAGCTATTTTATCCTTTTTTACTCTATATATATTTATGAATATTTTTCTAAGAAAGTATCTAGTATTTTTCTAAAAATTATTGCACTAAATGCTAAATATTCTATTTTACTTTTAGCATTAATAACACATAAAACTGTTATAGTAATAACATTTGCAAATAAAAAAAGTATGAATAGAAAACCTTTTTTATCCTCTTTCATTGTTCTGTAGAATTTCTTAATTTCATTCTTTGTATTTGGTATAATACCTGTAAATATAGCCAATATAGCATATAGCAAAGAAACTCTCATAAATATAGTATTAAAAAAAGCTTTTGCCGTATAATATCTTATAAAGAAACTATTTTTTATATATGTTGTAAAGTTCACTTTCTTTTTTTCTTTTGATATATTTTTTAAATAAGTTCTTTCTAAATCATTTTTTATATTTATTTCTACTTCTTTTGCAAATCCTATATTTGTATCTCTGTAAGAAAATAATATTATAAGAGCAGGAGGTATTATAATAGGTGAAAACAAAAATATTGCAAAAATTATTATAGATTTTGCAGATTCTTTTTTACTCATTTTTAAGCCTTTATAGATATTATGATTAGAAAATATAAAGACAATACTTTTTTATTTATGAATATATAAATATTTATATTAGTATAATTTTACTTTTCCATAATCCTCGTCATTATATTATTATATATACCTTTTTTGTCAATACGGTATATATGTTTATTGAATTAGATATATTGTATAAATTTGACTTAGTTTATTGTAAGCCTAAAATAAAACTATTAAACCAAAAATTGAAGTAAATATAAAAATGCAATATAATAATTTGATATATATAATTATTAAAATAAAAAAAATTAAGTATATACCTAAACAACTATATTTTGTCAAAAATAATTTTTTTAAATTTTAACTATCTGCAGGGCTTTGCCCCGCACCCCACTTCTTTTGGTGCCCCAAAGAAGCAAAAG from Brachyspira pilosicoli P43/6/78 includes:
- a CDS encoding glycosyltransferase family 117 protein — its product is MAKLSHLEKEYIKANYKNKSIDELTKKLEKDRELIEEYINNLQNAQKNNAKNNKKEKANKEKSENILSKLFSKSSNSEPIFKKYEIKPYHLSKIDIIFSSVAFLFTFLLYLFTLTPSLSAGDNGELTTAAYFLGVGHAPGYPFYTLMSKLFTYIPFGNIAWRTNLFSGTCGAIAMIFFYLIMVKVLGQNRIERGFSPVVHIPALLASVAFAISDNMWAQATMAEVYSLNILQIASMLLILVYWFEAVWQHADDDVPYYGNKYLMAFGFLYGVALANHHVTLPFAFAPLLFIAIVLFLVHKDRYIENIETPFISIFVFLVLLFIGGFGYYRFIMNYEAYLYFPPGVASNDSIFSILFKPFTDMNILSDIFTALANGSYLRPDMIQNLKAPFYPTLYKGMFLVFWPLFLVVVWVLVYRYFLCKIDKFNNDNDFITGISFSYYKMLLMLAVGVMIYAYMPIRARALPPLNWGQLNEPSGWENLSYLFSMIHRKQYGASGNDIAAAFILHPEQVSALINIFKTQLTVLGLLFLIPGLFQIFKKNKFIGIFSVFGLLSFGVSLMAYTNPPPSVRTLSFVEVFFLPATLYMIVIVGFGIQWYMEYFNTNIKNVLKKPSEETTDTKLKPYHAISLIAIFAIMVPIFVMNFSRNNNSKDFSNHDYSYNMMNSLPDNAIFATEGGDNQVFGLVYYTMVERRRPDLKIYDQKGNVFERIYGNLMKTDGRWLGSISDAVDKDFIDSGRPYYMAWRRDGLERLGDYYFKAYGLVFKVQPIKYALVDELEFFKVLTVNDYKAIAREHLKRNYENEKVASDLNALLDEGLISVERKNNYNGNEEITFVKMYELPFPELKTEEDYWNSYTMKGTAEEISHYDFLTREIFVSSYSLAKIDMYNRRIKTYQKLLGFMGNGDIAKNGITREEANAKIEEYKKLKREEEERMLTIGFDMSNVYFAIGNQAILDEDYERATVMYEELIKLEKLIYPAYFNLAASYEYLARSKNTPYEKEAEYLNKAKDVMARAEKTFHRGKDMGDAARAQNTTYQQIMQFNNRLDLQLRTTRQQADALKQQAIAENTFDSYTAYANYIYQNRQDLDETIWAKTEAKKRAVNNTQLINVNKELAILYANIGDVNTGINILNDTLNLPNITRDDRRGVDFDLASIYLNQKRYNEAINIYSKYTNDLTQDGAFALYAIGHIYIEQNMIVEALNVYNDFKVRMSPLAKDNQVIANLDKDVESRRVQIMQYLGTVGAPNQ
- a CDS encoding amino acid ABC transporter ATP-binding protein; protein product: MSLEANLKVVDLKKKYKDSAAVNGVSFTVHKGDIVSIIGPSGAGKSSLLRNIIQIDKPDSGEVYIDNEPLFSNNLAISKEDFVKRKEKIGMIFQHFNLFHHKTALENIIEAPIIVKKQNKDEAIEEGLKLLDMVGLKDKRDSYPSELSGGQKQRVAIARALAMKPEVLLCDEPTSALDPELIGEVLTVLKGLAEEKMTMIIVSHEISFVRELSTNIAFMDKGKIIAMDNSENFFNNQNNERIKEFLSKIFHN
- a CDS encoding amino acid ABC transporter permease, which gives rise to MEYIISTTIYLLKGTYVTISLYLVTAIFSMPLSIIFAALQFSAPKFVRYIFDIYAWLFRGTPLILQLIFFYYGIPLITNNKIAFPAFTSAAITFVLNYAAYLMEIFRAGIESIDKGQYEAAYVLNLNYRQIMTRIILPQAIRKVLPPLSNEAINLIKDTSLVIVLGIGDLMLYARQVLTRDFKLIPFVIAGIIYLLFTFVIVVLFRNLEKKYVIRS